Proteins from a single region of Bartonella sp. M0283:
- a CDS encoding NADPH-dependent FMN reductase codes for MKPRLQIIVTPTRAGRVGKKLGDWLCSYADSHSNFDVELIDLATINLPLFDEPKHPRLHQYEHAHTKEWSKLIAKGDCYIFVIPEYDHLPPSSFVNAVTYLANEWSYKAVSFLSYGGISGGLRAVETARLMVNAVRMVPILETLPIPQYTQYIDENGNFRPNGAIEGGAQAVFDELFKMNNGLKNIRPKF; via the coding sequence ATGAAACCACGTTTGCAGATCATTGTTACGCCTACGCGCGCTGGTCGTGTCGGTAAAAAGCTGGGGGACTGGCTGTGTTCATATGCCGACAGTCATTCGAACTTTGATGTCGAATTGATCGATCTGGCAACAATCAATCTGCCTTTATTCGATGAGCCGAAGCATCCACGTCTTCATCAATATGAACATGCCCATACAAAAGAGTGGAGCAAGCTCATTGCCAAGGGAGATTGTTATATTTTCGTCATTCCCGAATATGACCATCTGCCACCCTCATCTTTTGTCAATGCTGTGACTTATCTTGCAAATGAGTGGAGTTATAAAGCCGTATCATTCTTGAGTTATGGTGGTATTTCAGGGGGCTTGAGAGCTGTCGAAACGGCACGGTTAATGGTTAATGCCGTAAGAATGGTACCAATTCTTGAAACCTTGCCAATTCCCCAATATACCCAGTACATAGACGAGAACGGTAATTTCCGGCCAAATGGAGCTATCGAAGGTGGGGCACAGGCAGTTTTTGATGAATTGTTCAAAATGAATAACGGTTTGAAAAATATCCGCCCGAAATTTTGA
- a CDS encoding dihydroneopterin aldolase, producing MTKLLVVLDDQDDARVAYSVRADIVLVSGTLQKMQKLCSALKNMASYSPQIWLRTSDPHLLTSKVMERCGAQRIVVSASPEELPAFVKTLVNQCNDYPLVALIEAENSPNNSLIPIINALGFRGILLQPVNLDQTILSQIKVGNIGQFMAKSRAANLEAGVIGMIEAPDIPRLLPYSPDWLGFIIKHPVKSGQFGDNATNLLMRALLPVDSGQEQLPEGSGLGTDRIIIEDFILPMEIGAYKREYGHKQKVRFNIKADVERLSSNPEDMRHIFSYDLILDGIKNLVSLGHVELVETLAERIAALILAYPRVQKVIVRVDKLELGPAAVGVEIERQKKKA from the coding sequence ATGACTAAATTATTAGTCGTTCTTGATGATCAGGACGATGCGCGGGTCGCTTACAGCGTCCGCGCTGACATTGTTTTAGTGTCCGGCACATTGCAAAAAATGCAAAAATTATGTTCGGCACTGAAAAATATGGCGAGCTATTCGCCGCAAATATGGTTGCGGACGTCCGATCCCCATTTGTTGACTTCCAAAGTGATGGAGCGGTGCGGCGCTCAAAGGATTGTCGTTTCGGCTTCGCCGGAAGAGCTTCCGGCTTTTGTGAAGACGCTGGTAAATCAATGTAATGATTATCCTTTGGTGGCATTGATAGAAGCGGAAAATTCGCCAAATAATTCTTTGATCCCGATTATTAACGCCTTGGGCTTTCGTGGTATTCTGCTTCAGCCAGTCAATCTCGACCAGACAATTCTCAGCCAGATAAAGGTAGGAAATATAGGTCAGTTCATGGCAAAATCCCGTGCTGCCAATTTGGAAGCGGGCGTTATCGGGATGATCGAGGCACCTGACATTCCACGGTTGCTCCCTTATTCACCTGATTGGCTGGGTTTTATCATTAAACATCCGGTCAAATCGGGCCAGTTTGGCGATAATGCAACCAATTTATTGATGCGCGCTCTTTTACCTGTCGATAGCGGGCAGGAACAACTTCCTGAAGGTTCGGGGCTCGGTACTGATCGCATTATTATTGAAGATTTTATTTTGCCGATGGAAATCGGTGCCTATAAACGTGAATATGGGCATAAACAAAAAGTCCGGTTCAACATCAAGGCCGATGTCGAACGATTATCTTCCAATCCAGAAGATATGCGTCATATTTTTTCCTATGATCTTATTCTTGATGGCATCAAAAATCTTGTTTCGCTTGGTCATGTCGAACTTGTTGAAACATTGGCTGAACGTATTGCTGCGCTCATTCTCGCTTATCCGAGGGTTCAAAAAGTGATTGTCCGCGTTGATAAGCTCGAATTGGGACCTGCCGCTGTTGGCGTGGAAATAGAACGACAAAAAAAGAAAGCTTGA
- a CDS encoding YbhN family protein produces MKLKKYIWPLIGIIAMVVSIYILYHKLSAISFGDITSRLGALSPHHWVLAAFFALLAYAALAGYDRIALQHLGKKIPLHYIAICSFTTYALSHNIGASVFSGAVVRYRAYSKKGLSGVEIAVLVAFCSFTFALGTILLSGLVLVIRPDLITLVHEGIPSWLAVTIGIGMLTFVALYILGSLLQLRPLKIGKSFQISYPHFGIVVQQLIIGPLELIGAAGVIYATLPDIGNPGFIAVLGVFLASFTVTLLSNAPAGGVGVLEALFMAGMPNMSPADVISALIVFRLLYLIIPLVISLFFVAAFEISQYRQRNANIDNNAAKKLDMK; encoded by the coding sequence ATGAAACTTAAGAAATATATTTGGCCGCTTATCGGCATCATCGCAATGGTGGTGTCCATCTATATTCTTTACCACAAGTTGTCTGCGATCTCCTTTGGTGATATTACTAGCCGACTTGGCGCATTAAGCCCGCACCACTGGGTACTTGCCGCATTTTTTGCATTGCTTGCTTATGCAGCTCTTGCCGGTTACGACCGCATTGCGTTGCAACATTTAGGCAAAAAAATACCGCTCCATTATATTGCCATTTGCTCATTCACCACATATGCGCTTTCCCATAATATCGGTGCATCGGTTTTTTCAGGCGCTGTTGTGCGTTATCGTGCCTATAGCAAAAAGGGCTTGAGTGGTGTGGAAATAGCCGTTCTCGTCGCTTTTTGTTCCTTTACCTTTGCTCTTGGTACAATCCTGCTTTCCGGCTTGGTACTCGTGATCCGTCCCGATCTCATTACCCTTGTTCATGAAGGTATTCCCTCATGGCTTGCCGTTACTATCGGCATTGGAATGCTGACATTTGTTGCGCTTTATATTTTGGGCAGCCTTTTGCAATTGCGCCCGTTAAAAATCGGCAAGTCATTCCAGATTTCCTATCCCCATTTCGGTATTGTCGTTCAACAATTGATAATTGGACCTTTGGAATTGATTGGCGCGGCAGGCGTGATTTATGCAACCCTGCCCGATATCGGAAACCCCGGTTTTATTGCAGTTTTGGGTGTGTTTCTTGCGTCATTTACTGTAACGCTTTTATCGAATGCTCCTGCCGGCGGTGTCGGTGTGTTGGAAGCCCTGTTTATGGCCGGTATGCCGAATATGAGTCCGGCCGATGTCATTTCGGCTCTCATTGTATTCCGCCTGCTTTACCTCATTATACCGCTTGTTATCTCGCTATTCTTCGTTGCCGCTTTCGAAATAAGCCAATATCGCCAACGCAATGCAAATATCGACAATAACGCAGCGAAAAAATTGGATATGAAATAA
- the ybaL gene encoding YbaL family putative K(+) efflux transporter, protein MIQDTPLVTTIVVGLCLAFLFGVLANRLRISPLVGYLLAGVIVGPHTGGFRVDSVLINQLAEIGIILLMFGVGLHFSFKDLLSVKAIAIPGAIVQMTAATALGLCFSLVMGWGIGGGLVFGLALSTASTVVLLRSLQERNLIETDRGRIAVGWLIVEDLAMVLALVLIPALSTSLGGRITGEADPLAQWMQLGLFGTILLTIAKVVLFVILMVIVGQRVIPWLLKISAQSGSRELFRLSVLAIALGVAFFSAHLFGVSIALGAFFAGMIMSGSELSQRATEETLPLRDAFAVLFFVSVGMLFDPSKLLTAFLPLIVTLIIIIGGKSLAAYAIVRLFHRPYATALTIGAGLAQIGEFSFILAGLGTSLGIINDEARDLIVGGAILSILLNPLVCFAADKIRSRLETENGETTIIDIGADDDSDLAKTDKTNHTILVGFGDIGEKIANALQHSHIDFVVIDHNGQAVKSAEEQKNEAILGNAANVTILERANIEKARQLVISTKSAIDAAKIVAEARKANDRINIIAHAVTGVETSYLKDMGANTIVTDDEEIAKGILKHLSYPEADEQACSDDQTSPLNNGETPENVSGYV, encoded by the coding sequence ATGATACAGGATACACCATTGGTAACAACTATTGTTGTAGGATTGTGCCTTGCATTTCTGTTCGGTGTCCTCGCCAATCGTTTAAGAATCTCGCCACTCGTCGGCTATCTTCTGGCAGGTGTCATTGTGGGGCCCCATACCGGTGGTTTTCGTGTTGATTCGGTTTTGATCAATCAGCTTGCCGAAATCGGTATTATCCTGTTGATGTTTGGCGTCGGCCTGCATTTTTCTTTCAAAGATCTTCTTTCGGTCAAAGCAATCGCTATCCCCGGCGCTATTGTACAAATGACTGCTGCCACGGCATTGGGGCTGTGTTTCAGTCTTGTTATGGGATGGGGAATTGGCGGCGGATTGGTCTTTGGACTGGCACTTTCTACAGCCAGTACAGTTGTGCTTTTGCGCTCGTTGCAGGAACGCAATCTCATTGAAACAGACCGTGGACGCATTGCTGTTGGGTGGCTTATTGTTGAAGATCTGGCAATGGTTCTGGCTTTGGTGCTCATCCCTGCCCTATCCACTTCATTGGGAGGAAGAATAACCGGTGAAGCCGATCCTCTTGCCCAATGGATGCAATTGGGGCTCTTCGGGACAATTCTTCTGACAATTGCCAAAGTTGTTCTGTTCGTCATCTTGATGGTCATTGTCGGCCAACGTGTTATCCCTTGGCTTTTGAAAATTTCTGCCCAATCCGGCTCGCGAGAACTTTTTCGTTTAAGTGTTCTTGCAATCGCTCTTGGTGTCGCATTTTTTTCAGCCCATCTTTTTGGCGTTTCTATTGCATTGGGTGCTTTTTTTGCCGGAATGATTATGAGTGGGTCGGAGCTCAGCCAAAGAGCAACGGAAGAAACATTGCCGCTTCGTGATGCTTTTGCCGTTCTGTTTTTCGTTTCCGTCGGGATGCTTTTTGACCCATCCAAATTGTTGACCGCTTTTTTGCCTCTGATTGTTACACTCATCATTATTATCGGCGGCAAATCTCTTGCTGCCTATGCAATTGTCCGCCTCTTTCATCGTCCTTATGCAACTGCGCTCACAATTGGTGCAGGCCTTGCCCAGATAGGTGAATTTTCTTTTATTCTTGCAGGTCTTGGTACTTCGTTGGGAATTATCAATGACGAAGCGCGTGATCTTATTGTGGGCGGCGCTATCCTTTCCATTCTTTTAAATCCGCTTGTCTGTTTTGCCGCCGATAAAATTCGTTCCCGTCTTGAGACGGAAAATGGCGAAACCACGATTATAGATATCGGCGCCGATGACGATAGTGATTTGGCAAAAACCGATAAAACCAACCACACAATTCTGGTCGGCTTTGGCGATATCGGCGAAAAAATTGCCAATGCTCTCCAACACTCTCACATAGATTTCGTCGTCATTGATCATAACGGGCAGGCTGTTAAAAGCGCTGAAGAGCAAAAAAACGAAGCAATTCTGGGCAATGCGGCCAATGTGACTATACTTGAGCGAGCCAATATCGAAAAAGCCCGTCAATTGGTTATATCAACAAAAAGCGCAATTGACGCGGCAAAAATTGTTGCCGAGGCTCGCAAGGCAAATGACCGGATCAATATTATTGCCCACGCTGTCACAGGTGTGGAAACCTCTTATCTAAAAGATATGGGGGCGAATACGATAGTGACGGATGACGAAGAAATCGCTAAAGGTATATTAAAACATTTGAGTTATCCTGAAGCGGATGAACAGGCATGTTCGGATGATCAGACTTCCCCGTTAAATAATGGGGAAACGCCGGAAAATGTGAGTGGATACGTATGA